The Ahaetulla prasina isolate Xishuangbanna chromosome 14, ASM2864084v1, whole genome shotgun sequence genome includes a region encoding these proteins:
- the FOXL3 gene encoding forkhead box L3, with translation MFDNTQYPYNCFNYDADDYPACTSDEEKRFTRPAYSYIALIAMAIQQSPSNKVTLSGIYDFIMKKFPYYRTNQRAWQNSIRHNLSLNSCFVKVPRAEGNDKGKGNYWSFASGCESMLDLFENGNYRRRRRRSVKREKRMAGERGALPALPSAEAVFPEISCPGETLESRPLQSSEPGEFFPRAAASRQSPNIGKSDAEIKFSIDYILSSPDPLPVLQSPFHVQDNKYHLLDVQQVQFWTL, from the exons ATGTTTGATAACACACAATACCCTTATAACTGCTttaattatgatgcagatgattacCCAGCCTGCACTTCAGATGAAGAGAAAAGATTCACCAGACCTGCTTACAG CTACATAGCTTTAATCGCCATGGCCATTCAGCAGAGTCCATCCAACAAGGTGACCCTTTCTGGCATCTACGATTTCATTATGAAGAAGTTCCCGTACTATCGGACGAATCAACGAGCATGGCAGAATTCCATCCGTCACAACCTGTCTCTCAACAGCTGTTTTGTCAAG GTTCCCCGAGCAGAAGGCAACGACAAAGGCAAAGGGAATTACTGGAGTTTTGCCAGCGGGTGTGAATCCATGCTGGATTTGTTTGAAAACGGGAATTacaggaggaggcggaggcggagtgtgaaaagggaaaaaaggatggCTGGAGAAAGAGGCGCCTTGCCCGCCTTGCCTTCCGCCGAGGCTGTCTTTCCCGAAATCTCCTGCCCTGGTGAGACTTTGGAATCCCGACCGCTCCAATCTTCAGAGCCCGGTGAGTTTTTTCCAAGAGCTGCCGCCAGCCGACAAAGCCCAAACATCGGAAAATCTGACGCCGAAATTAAATTTAGCATTGATTACATTCTTTCGTCTCCAGACCCATTGCCAGTCCTGCAATCCCCATTCCATGTGCAAGAtaataaataccacctcttggaTGTTCAGCAAGTTCAGTTTTGGACACTGTGA